From a region of the Rhodococcus sp. 4CII genome:
- a CDS encoding protein kinase domain-containing protein → MTDVDPFATQRDVSGSVTAELAAAGFDDAQEIGRGGFGVVYRCTQTALDRTVAVKVLTADLDAENRARFLREQRAAGRLTGHPNIVNVLHADVTENGRPFIVMPYCAGSSLDERIRRHGPLPPDEALRFGVKTAGALETAHRLGILHRDVKPGNILITDYGEPALTDFGIAHIAGGFETDAGIVTGSPAFTAPEVVAGDPPSPAADVYGLGATLFAAITGHAAFERRSGEQLVAQFLRITSEPVPNPREHGIAEDISAVIERAMSAEPGDRPSAVELGRQLRECQLHHGFPVDEMAMNPEPVAVQGGLPVVGGRSTEESASRRPAWSPADSGRTGGLPLELTSFVDRRTELAEATNLLSTSRLVTLTGIGGVGKTRLALRAATKVQRNFSDGVTLVELGELRDDSLLPGMVAAALGVRDQSARSAHEVLVEFLAPRDLLLVLDNCEQVVAAAAKLAEILLRACPQLRILATSREALGIGGETALLIPPLPVPDPDHLPKGLPRNDAVTLFVERGAAAVPGFELTEDNKVTIARICQRLDGLPLPIELAAARLRAMTPDQILRRLTDRYLLLTRGSRDAPSRQQTLRMCIDWSYDLCTPAEQRMWAQLAVFAGSFELEAAEQVCGGGEAEDLLDTVTFLVDKSILTREESGTAVRFRMLETLRAYGCEKAQESGEYTELRRRHRDWCERLALDADADWISSRQLPLIAQLGREQPNLREALEFCVSESPDIGVRIAAALYPFWLSRGLFGEGRRWLGRFLDRLPSEPTSDRATALYAGTVLAGVQGDIPVSDTLADEAQALAARTTDPMVRAHVDHTVGYAALFGGRLPDARARLDQAAEAFAGRNDLYEVAAIVGLGMTHDLLNDTARAIECHERVLAITEAQGESVYRSYSLWALAVAVWRLGERERAARLLGQALQVDRRVNDRLNASVCLQALAWIAAEEDNAERAVVLMGAADALTRSVGSSAVLVPGLSVYQDECEHRTREALTEQAYAAAHERGRGFGFDAAVAYALGEQVSSAQASASAGPSSKPTKREREVAALIAEGLTNKEIAARLVISPRTAQGHVEHLLTKLGYNSRAQIAAWVVESRGEGS, encoded by the coding sequence ATGACCGATGTCGATCCGTTCGCGACCCAACGCGACGTGTCCGGTTCGGTCACCGCGGAGTTGGCGGCGGCCGGGTTCGACGACGCCCAGGAGATCGGTCGTGGCGGTTTCGGGGTGGTCTACCGCTGCACCCAGACCGCGCTCGACCGCACCGTGGCGGTCAAGGTACTCACCGCAGACCTGGACGCGGAGAACCGGGCGCGGTTCCTGCGCGAACAGCGTGCGGCGGGCCGGCTGACCGGGCACCCCAACATCGTCAACGTTCTCCACGCCGACGTTACGGAGAACGGCCGGCCGTTCATCGTCATGCCGTATTGCGCGGGGAGTTCTCTCGACGAGCGCATCCGGCGCCATGGTCCGCTCCCACCGGACGAAGCACTGCGGTTCGGAGTCAAGACGGCCGGGGCGCTGGAGACTGCCCACCGCCTCGGAATCCTCCATCGCGATGTCAAGCCCGGGAACATCCTGATCACCGACTACGGTGAGCCCGCGTTGACGGATTTCGGCATTGCGCACATCGCCGGCGGGTTCGAAACCGATGCCGGGATCGTGACGGGATCGCCGGCGTTCACCGCCCCCGAGGTGGTGGCCGGCGACCCGCCGAGTCCTGCCGCCGACGTCTACGGTCTCGGTGCGACGCTGTTCGCGGCCATCACCGGGCACGCTGCCTTCGAGCGCCGCAGCGGTGAGCAACTGGTGGCGCAGTTTCTGCGGATCACGTCCGAGCCGGTTCCGAACCCGCGCGAGCACGGCATCGCCGAGGACATCAGCGCGGTCATCGAGCGCGCGATGTCCGCGGAACCCGGTGACCGACCCTCCGCGGTGGAACTGGGCCGGCAACTTCGTGAGTGCCAACTGCATCACGGCTTCCCGGTCGACGAGATGGCGATGAATCCGGAACCCGTTGCAGTGCAGGGCGGGTTGCCCGTCGTGGGAGGCCGTTCGACGGAGGAAAGTGCGTCACGCAGGCCCGCGTGGTCACCGGCCGATTCGGGTCGGACGGGTGGACTTCCGCTCGAGCTCACCAGCTTCGTGGACCGCCGCACCGAACTGGCCGAGGCGACGAACCTCTTGTCGACGTCGCGGCTGGTGACGTTGACCGGAATCGGCGGGGTGGGCAAGACCCGGCTCGCCCTGCGTGCCGCCACCAAGGTGCAACGGAACTTCTCGGACGGCGTGACGCTGGTCGAACTGGGTGAGCTGCGCGATGATTCGCTGCTGCCGGGGATGGTGGCGGCTGCGCTGGGGGTGCGGGACCAGTCGGCGCGATCCGCTCACGAGGTGCTGGTCGAGTTCCTCGCCCCGCGGGACCTGTTGCTCGTGCTGGACAACTGCGAGCAGGTGGTGGCCGCGGCTGCGAAGCTCGCCGAGATCCTGCTTCGAGCGTGTCCGCAGTTGCGGATTCTCGCCACCAGTCGCGAAGCGCTCGGGATCGGCGGGGAAACGGCGCTGCTGATTCCCCCGCTGCCGGTCCCGGATCCCGATCACCTTCCGAAGGGTCTGCCCCGCAACGATGCGGTCACTCTGTTCGTCGAGCGGGGCGCCGCCGCCGTCCCCGGGTTCGAACTCACCGAGGACAACAAGGTCACCATTGCCAGGATCTGCCAGCGGCTGGACGGACTGCCGCTGCCGATCGAGTTGGCGGCCGCCCGGCTTCGAGCGATGACGCCCGACCAGATTCTGCGGCGGCTGACCGACCGCTACCTGCTTCTCACCCGCGGCAGCAGGGATGCGCCGTCGCGGCAGCAGACACTGCGGATGTGCATCGACTGGAGTTACGACCTGTGTACACCCGCGGAACAACGGATGTGGGCGCAGCTGGCCGTGTTCGCGGGCAGTTTCGAACTCGAGGCCGCGGAACAGGTGTGCGGCGGCGGCGAGGCGGAGGACCTGCTCGACACGGTGACCTTCCTCGTCGACAAGTCGATCCTGACACGTGAAGAGTCGGGTACCGCGGTGCGGTTCCGGATGCTCGAGACCTTGCGCGCCTATGGGTGCGAAAAGGCGCAGGAGAGTGGGGAGTACACCGAACTTCGCCGTCGGCACCGTGACTGGTGTGAGCGATTGGCGCTGGACGCCGATGCCGATTGGATCAGCTCCCGGCAGCTCCCGCTGATCGCCCAGCTGGGGCGGGAACAACCGAATCTCCGTGAGGCGCTGGAGTTCTGCGTGTCCGAAAGCCCGGACATCGGAGTGCGCATCGCCGCCGCTCTGTACCCGTTCTGGCTGTCCCGCGGATTGTTCGGCGAGGGGCGGCGGTGGCTCGGCCGCTTCCTCGATCGGCTGCCGTCCGAACCGACGAGCGATCGCGCGACGGCGCTCTACGCCGGCACCGTGCTTGCCGGAGTACAGGGCGACATCCCGGTCTCGGACACCCTGGCGGACGAGGCGCAGGCGCTCGCCGCCCGGACGACCGACCCGATGGTGCGCGCCCACGTCGACCACACGGTCGGATACGCAGCACTGTTCGGTGGGCGGCTCCCCGACGCACGCGCGCGACTCGACCAGGCCGCCGAGGCCTTCGCGGGACGCAACGACCTCTACGAGGTCGCCGCCATCGTGGGCCTGGGTATGACGCACGACCTCTTGAACGACACGGCACGGGCCATCGAATGCCATGAGCGCGTCCTCGCGATCACCGAGGCGCAGGGCGAATCGGTTTATCGGTCCTATTCGTTGTGGGCGCTGGCCGTGGCCGTGTGGCGGCTCGGCGAGAGGGAGCGCGCGGCGCGCCTCCTCGGGCAGGCACTCCAGGTGGACCGCCGGGTGAACGACCGGCTCAATGCCAGCGTCTGCCTGCAGGCGCTCGCGTGGATCGCCGCGGAGGAGGACAACGCGGAGCGGGCGGTCGTGTTGATGGGAGCCGCCGACGCGCTGACCCGGTCGGTGGGCAGTTCGGCGGTGTTGGTACCCGGTCTGAGCGTGTATCAGGACGAGTGCGAACACCGGACCCGGGAGGCGCTGACCGAGCAGGCGTATGCCGCGGCGCACGAAAGGGGTCGGGGGTTCGGCTTCGACGCAGCGGTCGCCTACGCACTGGGCGAGCAGGTGTCGTCCGCGCAGGCGTCGGCGTCGGCGGGTCCGTCGTCGAAGCCGACGAAACGGGAGCGGGAGGTTGCCGCCCTGATCGCCGAGGGGCTGACCAACAAGGAGATCGCCGCTCGACTGGTGATCTCGCCTCGCACCGCGCAAGGGCACGTGGAGCATCTCCTGACGAAGCTGGGATACAACTCGCGTGCACAGATCGCGGCGTGGGTCGTGGAATCCCGGGGCGAGGGTTCCTGA
- a CDS encoding DUF2867 domain-containing protein — MRLSNAVHTSRSWRVHELTSDFTLEDVWALPTPGGRNDFTRLVQDFPRLMQGLASGDSSHVTSRATRMLFAIRRALGRVFRWDGSGSGVGYRVPTLRDRLPADLRDAPSGPDLGSFASVYLLDDEWAVELANRTVHGVMHIGWVPDDAGGYRGEMAVYAKPNGLLGTWYMHAIAPFRRMIVYPAMMRQIERRWRAGISGAVRPAPEDT; from the coding sequence ATGAGGCTCTCGAACGCGGTGCACACCTCCCGGTCCTGGCGCGTCCACGAACTCACCAGCGATTTCACGCTCGAGGATGTGTGGGCGCTGCCGACTCCGGGCGGCCGGAACGACTTCACCCGGCTGGTGCAGGACTTCCCTCGGCTGATGCAAGGGCTGGCGTCCGGCGACTCGTCGCATGTCACCTCACGCGCTACCAGGATGCTGTTCGCGATCCGGAGGGCGCTCGGGCGGGTGTTCCGATGGGACGGGTCGGGCTCCGGTGTCGGCTACAGGGTGCCGACGCTCCGAGACCGTCTACCGGCCGATCTGCGCGACGCCCCGTCCGGGCCGGACCTGGGCTCCTTCGCCTCCGTCTACCTGCTCGACGACGAATGGGCCGTGGAACTCGCCAATCGGACCGTCCACGGAGTCATGCACATCGGCTGGGTTCCCGACGATGCCGGCGGCTACCGCGGTGAGATGGCGGTCTATGCCAAGCCGAACGGGCTGCTCGGCACCTGGTACATGCATGCCATCGCGCCGTTCCGGCGCATGATCGTCTACCCGGCGATGATGCGGCAGATCGAGCGGAGATGGCGGGCAGGTATCAGCGGCGCCGTTCGGCCGGCACCCGAGGACACCTGA
- a CDS encoding APC family permease — MPTQTADQECRDCGYAPELKRTLGSFQVFAISFAFISVAVGIFGTYDDVLRDSGPVGIWLWVVVAVGQTLVALVIAQFAARIPLSGSSYQWASRLANPKIGWVFGWLTFCYLALGVVTVDNAMASSALMPLFGMQPDEDTARMITLVVVLVQAVLVVFSTRLVGLITSGAVGLELVIVVVLAIGLFVAVAVTGNGSIGNLTSRGITDGAPDYFAIGGGLMAAMIMGLATLVGFDSAANMAEEAKDPFRSVPRAIVGSVVAAAVLGLVFLIALTVAIKDIPRISASDTPVAAILRDQLGPVMEHLLLIAIAFAFFGAGMVTLATCSRMVFAMSRDARFPAYRLMRRVNPRTQTPIPATILIVAVGVVLMATLPGGALLELLTVGTVISAVLYGGIIVLYLAVRRRLGHQEDAFDLGRFEWPVAIGALVWSAVVLFVIVSPPEALTSILIAVGLLLLGGLYFGYLWFFQREVLDTEPGDADVFSH; from the coding sequence ATGCCCACGCAGACCGCCGATCAGGAATGCCGCGACTGCGGTTACGCACCGGAGCTGAAACGCACACTGGGCTCGTTTCAGGTGTTCGCGATCTCGTTCGCGTTCATCTCCGTCGCGGTCGGGATCTTCGGCACCTACGACGACGTCCTGCGAGACTCCGGGCCGGTGGGGATCTGGCTCTGGGTGGTCGTGGCCGTCGGCCAAACCCTGGTGGCGCTGGTGATCGCGCAATTCGCGGCCCGCATCCCCCTGAGCGGCTCCTCCTACCAATGGGCCTCCCGGCTGGCCAACCCGAAGATCGGCTGGGTGTTCGGCTGGCTGACCTTCTGCTACCTGGCGCTCGGGGTGGTCACGGTCGACAACGCGATGGCAAGCTCCGCGCTCATGCCGCTGTTCGGCATGCAGCCGGACGAGGACACCGCCCGCATGATCACGCTCGTCGTCGTGCTCGTCCAGGCGGTCCTCGTCGTGTTCTCCACCCGCCTCGTCGGTTTGATCACGTCGGGCGCGGTGGGGCTCGAACTGGTGATCGTGGTGGTGCTGGCGATCGGGCTGTTCGTCGCGGTGGCAGTCACCGGCAACGGCTCGATCGGCAACCTCACCTCGCGCGGCATCACCGATGGCGCGCCCGACTACTTCGCCATCGGCGGCGGATTGATGGCCGCGATGATCATGGGACTCGCCACGCTCGTCGGTTTCGATTCCGCCGCGAACATGGCCGAGGAAGCCAAAGACCCCTTCCGCAGCGTCCCGCGCGCGATCGTGGGATCGGTCGTGGCTGCGGCGGTGCTGGGACTGGTGTTCCTCATCGCGCTCACCGTCGCGATCAAGGACATTCCGCGGATCAGCGCCAGCGACACCCCGGTGGCGGCGATCCTGCGCGACCAGCTGGGTCCGGTGATGGAGCACCTGCTGCTGATCGCCATCGCGTTCGCCTTCTTCGGCGCCGGCATGGTCACCCTGGCCACCTGCTCACGGATGGTGTTCGCGATGTCGCGCGACGCACGGTTCCCGGCGTACCGGCTGATGCGCCGGGTCAACCCGCGCACCCAGACACCGATTCCGGCGACCATCCTGATCGTCGCCGTCGGGGTCGTCCTGATGGCAACGCTTCCCGGTGGCGCACTCCTGGAGTTGCTCACGGTGGGAACGGTCATCTCGGCGGTCCTCTACGGCGGGATCATCGTCCTCTATCTCGCGGTCCGCAGACGACTCGGTCACCAGGAGGACGCGTTCGATCTCGGACGGTTCGAATGGCCGGTCGCGATCGGAGCACTGGTGTGGTCTGCGGTCGTCCTGTTCGTGATCGTGTCACCACCGGAGGCCCTGACCTCGATCCTGATCGCGGTCGGCCTGCTCCTGCTGGGCGGGCTCTACTTCGGCTACCTGTGGTTCTTCCAACGTGAGGTCCTGGACACCGAACCCGGAGACGCCGATGTCTTCTCACACTGA
- a CDS encoding APC family permease, with protein MAGNEGSNHAHSTATPHLRRRLGVFDSVMIGLGSMIGAGIFAALGPAAAAAGGALLVGLALAAVIAYCNANSSARLAALYPQSGGTYVYGRERLGPFIGYLAGWGFVVGKTASCAAMALTVGAYLWPGREHVVAVIAMVAVTAVNYLGVQKSALVTRGIVVAVLAVLALVVGACLTGSDTTVGDLGIGSGNGVIGVLQAAGLLFFAFAGYARIATLGEEVKDPHRTISRAIPIALAITLVVYLLVSVAVLTALGPDALAVATDPLAQAVAAAGFGGLEPVVRVAAVVAALGSLLALTLGVSRTVFAMARDGHLPRLLDAVHPRFAVPYRAELAVGAVGAILAATADLRGVIGFSSFAVLVYYLIANASAWTLSPRWWPRAVTMAGAVGCVVLAVFLPLASVVSGVIVLGIGALIYAIRSASGAAGEGRVSRSAG; from the coding sequence ATGGCCGGCAACGAGGGTTCGAACCACGCGCATTCGACGGCAACACCGCACTTGCGTCGCCGGCTGGGGGTGTTCGACTCGGTGATGATCGGCCTCGGCTCGATGATCGGGGCGGGGATCTTCGCGGCGCTGGGGCCTGCCGCGGCCGCCGCCGGGGGTGCGTTGCTCGTCGGGCTGGCGCTGGCCGCGGTGATCGCGTACTGCAATGCCAATTCGTCGGCTCGGCTCGCCGCGCTGTACCCGCAATCCGGCGGCACCTACGTCTACGGCCGTGAACGCCTGGGACCGTTCATCGGGTATCTGGCCGGCTGGGGATTCGTGGTGGGTAAGACCGCGTCGTGCGCCGCGATGGCCCTGACGGTGGGCGCCTACCTGTGGCCGGGCCGCGAGCACGTCGTCGCGGTGATCGCGATGGTCGCCGTCACCGCGGTGAATTATCTGGGGGTGCAGAAATCGGCCCTGGTCACCCGAGGCATCGTGGTCGCGGTGCTCGCCGTCCTCGCGTTGGTGGTCGGGGCCTGCCTGACCGGTTCCGACACCACCGTCGGGGACCTCGGGATCGGCTCCGGCAACGGAGTGATCGGGGTCCTGCAGGCGGCGGGTCTGCTGTTCTTCGCGTTCGCCGGGTACGCCCGGATCGCGACGCTCGGCGAGGAAGTGAAGGATCCGCACCGAACCATTTCCCGGGCCATCCCGATCGCGCTGGCCATCACACTCGTCGTCTACCTGCTCGTGTCGGTGGCGGTGCTGACAGCGCTCGGCCCGGACGCCCTCGCCGTCGCCACCGACCCGCTCGCGCAGGCGGTTGCCGCTGCCGGGTTCGGTGGGCTCGAACCGGTGGTCCGGGTGGCCGCGGTGGTGGCCGCGCTCGGTTCGCTGCTCGCGCTGACATTGGGGGTCTCGCGCACCGTCTTCGCGATGGCCCGCGACGGTCACCTGCCGCGCCTACTCGACGCCGTGCATCCGCGGTTCGCGGTGCCGTATCGGGCCGAGCTGGCGGTCGGCGCCGTGGGTGCGATCCTCGCCGCGACAGCGGATCTGCGCGGGGTCATCGGATTCTCCTCGTTCGCGGTGCTGGTCTACTACCTGATCGCCAACGCGTCCGCCTGGACACTCTCCCCGAGATGGTGGCCACGCGCGGTGACGATGGCCGGCGCGGTGGGGTGTGTCGTCCTCGCCGTGTTCCTACCGCTGGCATCCGTGGTCTCGGGCGTGATCGTCCTCGGTATCGGGGCATTGATCTACGCGATCCGATCGGCATCTGGAGCGGCCGGCGAGGGTCGGGTTTCGCGCTCCGCGGGCTGA
- a CDS encoding histidine phosphatase family protein — MFILLRHAHAGDKKNWDGPDADRPLSTLGDQQAQGLVETLTGIEVAVLFSSPTTRCRQSLLPLADERGLSVQDHPLLGPDAPPEELFAVLHAPDADRAVFCTHGEVLNALAEFARSHGTPGVPPSGATAKGGAWFVDCAAGVPPTLKYLAPAPAR, encoded by the coding sequence TTGTTCATCCTGCTCCGGCACGCCCACGCCGGCGACAAGAAGAACTGGGACGGCCCCGACGCCGACCGCCCACTCAGCACGTTGGGGGATCAGCAGGCCCAGGGCCTGGTCGAAACGCTGACCGGCATCGAGGTGGCAGTGCTGTTCTCGAGTCCCACCACCCGCTGTCGGCAGAGTCTGCTGCCGCTCGCCGACGAGCGCGGTCTCAGCGTGCAGGATCATCCACTGCTGGGCCCGGACGCACCGCCAGAGGAACTCTTCGCGGTGCTGCACGCGCCGGACGCCGACAGGGCCGTCTTCTGCACCCACGGGGAGGTCCTCAACGCCCTGGCGGAGTTCGCGCGGTCCCACGGAACACCCGGTGTTCCACCGTCGGGGGCGACCGCGAAAGGCGGCGCCTGGTTCGTGGACTGTGCGGCCGGCGTGCCCCCGACCCTGAAGTACCTCGCGCCGGCGCCCGCCCGCTGA
- a CDS encoding Rv2640c family ArsR-like transcriptional regulator, translated as MPKTLPVVDVSAPICCAPVSAAPMDDDAALQVALRLKALADPVRIKLMSILLTTDDGEVCTCDLATGVGLSESTVSHHLGQLKKAGMVEPTRRGMNVYYRARSDALDALRLVLDPNCCT; from the coding sequence ATGCCGAAGACACTGCCCGTGGTCGATGTCAGCGCCCCGATCTGCTGCGCGCCGGTGTCCGCCGCGCCGATGGACGACGACGCCGCCCTGCAGGTCGCGTTGCGACTCAAGGCGCTGGCCGACCCGGTGCGGATCAAGCTGATGTCGATCCTGCTCACCACCGACGACGGCGAGGTCTGCACGTGCGATCTCGCCACCGGTGTCGGCCTGTCCGAATCCACCGTCAGCCATCACCTCGGCCAGTTGAAGAAGGCCGGAATGGTCGAACCGACCCGCCGCGGCATGAACGTCTATTACCGGGCCCGCAGCGACGCCCTCGACGCTCTGCGACTCGTCCTCGACCCGAACTGCTGCACATAA
- a CDS encoding FAD-binding oxidoreductase: MSSHTDPEARPVPATLTGDVVRVGDPRYESARIGWNRLHSRYPDAIVFCCDNQDVVNAVAWARREGIALRARSGRHSLEGWSSIDGGLVIDVSRMKNLTIDPDARTATVGTGLTQAETVAALGQRGFVIPTGSEGGVGLGGVVLGGGFGLLTRSFGLASDNLLAAEVVVADGEHSAKIVDATEHTNPDLLWACRGGGGGNFGIATSYTLKLHELSDVTFLVARWTGHGDLGALLRTWQRDAPVADERLTSAVEADSTAVELSAVLYGGTRGELEDQLRALLAIGDPEVSVVEDAWPTVYGQVDRGPNDVPFWKFYSQFVTRPFPDEAIDLVVRFMDNTPSGASNFFCSSFGGAVRDDPPGGSAFPHRNALFYCEPGAAWSDPALNATALGWAADFWRALRPYGDGAYVNVPNAAAADWEREYYGPHRERLRRVKTTYDPDNVFSFEQSVPPCAD; the protein is encoded by the coding sequence ATGTCTTCTCACACTGACCCGGAGGCGAGACCCGTCCCCGCCACACTGACCGGCGACGTGGTGCGGGTGGGAGACCCCCGCTACGAATCGGCGCGGATCGGCTGGAACCGCCTGCATTCCCGCTATCCCGACGCCATCGTCTTCTGCTGCGACAACCAGGACGTGGTCAACGCGGTCGCCTGGGCGCGACGGGAGGGCATCGCCCTGCGGGCCCGCAGTGGCCGCCACAGTCTCGAGGGCTGGTCCTCGATCGACGGCGGCCTCGTCATCGACGTCAGCCGAATGAAGAACCTCACCATCGACCCGGACGCGCGCACTGCGACGGTCGGGACGGGACTCACTCAGGCGGAGACGGTCGCGGCACTCGGGCAGCGCGGCTTCGTGATTCCGACCGGCTCGGAAGGCGGCGTCGGTCTCGGCGGTGTGGTGCTCGGCGGCGGCTTCGGGTTACTCACCCGCAGCTTCGGTTTGGCGAGCGACAACCTGCTCGCCGCCGAAGTCGTGGTGGCCGACGGCGAGCACTCGGCGAAGATCGTGGATGCCACCGAGCACACCAACCCCGACCTGCTGTGGGCGTGCCGCGGGGGTGGCGGCGGCAACTTCGGGATCGCGACGTCGTACACGCTGAAGCTGCACGAGCTGTCCGACGTCACGTTTCTCGTCGCCCGCTGGACCGGGCACGGCGACCTCGGCGCACTGCTGCGCACGTGGCAGCGTGACGCCCCGGTCGCCGACGAGCGGCTGACCAGTGCGGTCGAGGCGGATTCCACCGCGGTCGAACTCTCCGCCGTGTTGTACGGCGGCACCCGCGGCGAGTTGGAAGACCAACTACGTGCGCTGCTGGCGATCGGCGACCCCGAGGTGAGCGTCGTCGAGGACGCGTGGCCGACCGTCTACGGGCAGGTCGACCGGGGCCCGAACGACGTTCCCTTCTGGAAGTTCTACTCACAGTTCGTCACCCGCCCGTTCCCCGATGAGGCGATCGATCTGGTCGTCCGCTTCATGGACAACACGCCCAGCGGCGCGAGCAACTTCTTCTGCTCGAGCTTCGGCGGAGCCGTGCGGGACGACCCACCCGGTGGGTCGGCGTTCCCGCACCGGAACGCCTTGTTCTACTGCGAACCGGGCGCCGCCTGGAGCGATCCCGCCCTGAATGCGACAGCTCTGGGCTGGGCGGCCGACTTCTGGCGTGCCCTGCGCCCCTACGGCGACGGCGCCTACGTCAACGTGCCCAACGCCGCCGCCGCGGACTGGGAGCGCGAGTACTACGGCCCGCACCGAGAGCGGCTGCGCCGGGTCAAGACCACCTACGACCCGGACAACGTGTTCAGCTTCGAGCAGAGCGTGCCGCCCTGCGCTGACTGA
- a CDS encoding CYTH and CHAD domain-containing protein has protein sequence MVSTQRERDKYEVGLEFVLPSFEDVIPDGGRIESGTVNRTSVYYDTADHDLLRQHLTFRRRTGNADVGWQLKVPAGKARTEIRMPPGESDAVPDELTALISGVALGKPVHPVATLATTRRTRRLFDSEDRLVAEVTDDRVRGTLSGDRTVVSKWREVEVELGHAGDEKLLGKIGKRLSLRGAKPSWHPSKLGRVLNTAHLVLDRRNRTPTQALLVGYLDTQSQAIVAGDVRFRRGRDPVRSTRAGIRRFRSTLRVFERLFEPTAAAEFDAELSWYESLLDDVRDRQVHRAHVADALAGLTAELGPVVSRVGDDLLADERRSLQEVTAALDGDRYRTLLAAVARWRTDPPLTAEAADGPTVLERSVRRAERKAATLVTTAAVGTDEEALHRARTAAERARYAVELVAPLLGKKSAKKKAAKYKKVQQVLGEHQDSVAAAEALRASGARAGTTSDESGFIFGLLYAVESTRTRQARESVAAFAG, from the coding sequence ATGGTGTCGACGCAGCGGGAGCGGGACAAGTACGAGGTGGGTCTGGAATTCGTCCTGCCGAGCTTCGAAGACGTGATCCCCGACGGGGGCCGGATCGAGTCGGGAACCGTGAACCGGACCAGCGTCTATTACGACACGGCCGACCACGACCTGCTGCGCCAGCACCTCACGTTTCGCCGCCGGACGGGGAATGCAGACGTCGGCTGGCAGTTGAAGGTCCCCGCGGGCAAGGCCCGTACCGAGATCAGGATGCCTCCGGGTGAGAGTGACGCCGTACCCGACGAGCTGACGGCATTGATTTCGGGTGTCGCACTGGGCAAACCGGTGCATCCGGTGGCCACTCTGGCGACGACGAGACGCACGCGACGCCTGTTCGACTCCGAAGACCGCCTCGTGGCAGAGGTAACCGACGATCGGGTGCGCGGCACCCTCTCGGGTGACCGTACCGTCGTGAGCAAGTGGCGCGAGGTGGAGGTGGAACTCGGCCACGCCGGCGACGAGAAACTGCTCGGGAAGATCGGTAAACGCCTCAGCCTGCGCGGCGCGAAGCCGTCGTGGCACCCGTCGAAGCTCGGTCGTGTGCTGAACACCGCGCATCTCGTGCTGGATCGCAGGAACCGGACTCCGACACAGGCGCTGCTCGTCGGCTATCTGGACACCCAGTCGCAAGCGATCGTGGCCGGTGACGTGCGGTTTCGCCGGGGACGGGACCCGGTGCGTTCCACCCGGGCAGGGATCCGGCGGTTCCGCAGCACCCTCCGGGTCTTCGAGCGCCTGTTCGAGCCGACGGCCGCGGCAGAGTTCGATGCGGAGTTGTCTTGGTACGAAAGTCTTCTCGACGATGTGCGAGACCGGCAGGTGCACCGGGCGCACGTCGCGGACGCGCTCGCCGGCCTTACGGCCGAACTAGGTCCGGTCGTGTCGCGCGTCGGCGATGATCTGCTCGCCGACGAGCGGCGCAGCCTGCAGGAGGTGACGGCCGCCCTCGACGGTGACCGTTACCGCACGTTGCTGGCGGCGGTGGCGCGGTGGCGAACGGACCCACCTCTGACAGCCGAGGCCGCGGACGGCCCCACGGTGCTCGAACGGAGCGTTCGGCGGGCCGAACGCAAAGCCGCCACCCTGGTCACGACCGCGGCGGTGGGCACGGACGAGGAGGCGCTGCACCGGGCGCGCACGGCCGCCGAACGTGCCCGCTATGCCGTCGAACTCGTCGCACCGCTGCTCGGAAAGAAGTCCGCGAAAAAGAAGGCAGCCAAGTACAAGAAAGTCCAGCAGGTGCTCGGCGAGCACCAGGACAGCGTCGCCGCCGCCGAGGCCCTCCGGGCGTCCGGGGCACGCGCCGGCACGACGTCGGACGAGAGCGGTTTCATCTTCGGTCTGCTGTACGCCGTGGAATCGACGCGGACACGGCAGGCCCGCGAGAGCGTCGCCGCATTCGCGGGCTAG
- a CDS encoding WhiB family transcriptional regulator, with translation MCTPNRRLDLDRPVELDWITRAQCREGDPDQLFVRGALQRKAAAMCRHCPVVMECGAYALDNRIEFGIWGGMTERQRRALLKEHPGVSWSELFEAQRRC, from the coding sequence ATGTGCACTCCGAACAGGCGCCTCGATCTCGACCGTCCCGTGGAACTCGACTGGATAACGCGGGCACAATGCCGGGAAGGAGACCCGGATCAGCTCTTCGTGAGAGGTGCCTTACAACGCAAGGCGGCGGCCATGTGTCGGCATTGCCCCGTAGTGATGGAATGCGGCGCGTATGCACTCGACAATCGAATCGAGTTCGGCATCTGGGGCGGTATGACGGAACGTCAGCGTCGTGCGCTGCTGAAGGAGCACCCCGGCGTCTCCTGGTCGGAGCTGTTCGAGGCGCAGCGCCGGTGTTAG
- a CDS encoding CsbD family protein — protein MSIGKKIRHKAETAEGTAKKNVGKALGNERMEAEGRAQEAKGNAKQVGDKIKQAGRKIKNSFKH, from the coding sequence ATGAGCATCGGGAAGAAGATCCGGCACAAGGCCGAGACCGCCGAGGGCACCGCCAAGAAGAACGTCGGCAAGGCACTCGGCAACGAACGCATGGAGGCCGAGGGTCGCGCACAGGAGGCGAAGGGCAACGCAAAACAGGTCGGCGACAAGATCAAGCAGGCGGGACGAAAGATCAAGAACTCGTTCAAGCACTGA